One genomic window of Haloferax mediterranei ATCC 33500 includes the following:
- a CDS encoding DUF7139 domain-containing protein yields the protein MTSLSEAYHGGRGGPSLRRLSLGFGAFLTGVLLVVAGIVVATTDVYTSGGATLGEARELGGILGGIGVPAVFLGVLAVLPASRRTRAAAVIGASIAMFGVALFSHAYPCQWTGATCGAGLRDLTLETIAVYFFGTVTTFWCLFVGVANFKTRNDPGGTATVQVTKKGETRVVEVDKSSRGLGGLGGIGFLGGTPDGDIETQTNQNRNQSASSDTASATDGGASTEDITPLDVEPTQSTESTQSAQSPQTADTVESTTTRSPANAANHPDANRPATATVGDRYCGNCTYFEYVRTSDGLKPYCAAHDEMMQDMESCDEWFPRRRE from the coding sequence ATGACCAGTCTTTCGGAGGCGTATCACGGTGGCCGCGGTGGCCCGAGTCTCCGACGGCTGTCCCTGGGCTTCGGGGCGTTCCTCACCGGTGTGTTGCTCGTCGTCGCGGGCATCGTGGTCGCGACGACCGATGTCTACACGTCGGGCGGAGCAACGCTCGGCGAAGCACGCGAACTCGGGGGCATCCTCGGTGGTATCGGCGTCCCTGCGGTCTTCCTCGGCGTGTTAGCGGTGCTCCCCGCGAGCCGTCGAACCCGCGCTGCGGCCGTTATTGGTGCGAGCATTGCCATGTTCGGTGTCGCGCTGTTCTCTCACGCATATCCGTGCCAGTGGACCGGCGCGACCTGTGGCGCTGGCCTGCGCGACCTCACCTTGGAGACCATCGCCGTCTACTTCTTCGGCACCGTCACGACCTTCTGGTGTCTGTTCGTCGGCGTTGCCAACTTCAAGACGCGCAACGACCCCGGCGGCACCGCAACCGTTCAGGTGACGAAAAAGGGAGAAACGCGCGTTGTCGAGGTTGACAAGTCCAGCCGCGGCCTCGGCGGTCTCGGCGGCATCGGTTTCCTCGGTGGAACGCCCGATGGCGACATCGAGACGCAAACGAATCAGAATCGGAATCAATCTGCGTCTTCGGACACGGCAAGCGCGACCGACGGCGGCGCTTCGACCGAAGATATCACGCCGCTCGATGTCGAGCCAACGCAATCGACGGAATCCACGCAGTCTGCACAGTCCCCACAGACTGCTGACACCGTGGAGTCGACCACGACGCGCTCTCCGGCGAACGCCGCCAACCACCCGGATGCGAACCGCCCGGCCACCGCCACCGTCGGCGACCGCTACTGTGGCAACTGCACGTATTTCGAGTACGTTCGGACCTCCGACGGCCTCAAACCCTACTGTGCGGCCCACGACGAGATGATGCAGGATATGGAATCCTGTGACGAGTGGTTCC
- a CDS encoding DUF5789 family protein, with the protein MADEEEDEAPAVELGEGASVEGAPLARVASRLTWPQEKSSILEKEGDAAIRTPDGPQTLEDVLAEVDETYFDTRQVFVDDVLDVVGRGPVATE; encoded by the coding sequence ATGGCTGACGAGGAAGAAGACGAGGCACCCGCCGTCGAACTCGGTGAGGGTGCGTCCGTCGAAGGCGCGCCGCTCGCGCGTGTCGCCTCTCGACTGACGTGGCCCCAAGAAAAGAGCAGTATCCTTGAGAAAGAAGGCGACGCGGCCATCCGCACGCCGGACGGCCCGCAGACGCTCGAAGACGTGCTCGCCGAGGTCGACGAGACGTACTTCGATACGCGCCAGGTCTTCGTCGACGACGTTCTGGATGTCGTTGGACGCGGTCCGGTCGCAACCGAATAA